One genomic region from Leptospira tipperaryensis encodes:
- a CDS encoding GNAT family N-acetyltransferase — protein MNPNVSEITKNYVDLHRVLSNLVGSPILDRKNFVFYSNADSDWFTRIVLKEKLSPISLKEEILKLREEGHSSDVLDFLPSRDHEKVLKELGYKDCNEQWGMYLSGDPILSDKKFSSGDLNIRKIESEEELKNWLKIVNVSFESNDCENLYLKLLGLNFFRVFGGFVDQTLVATGMTFFNGTSYGLYSITTDPNRRGFGYASILVQNILEELRKEYSEIIILHATEMGKGIYEKFGFKKSMLLRHWS, from the coding sequence ATGAATCCTAACGTTTCCGAAATTACCAAGAACTACGTGGACTTGCATAGGGTCCTTTCCAATCTCGTTGGTTCTCCAATTTTAGATCGTAAGAATTTTGTTTTTTATTCCAACGCGGATTCGGATTGGTTTACGAGAATCGTATTAAAAGAGAAACTCTCTCCGATTTCACTGAAAGAAGAAATTCTCAAACTGAGGGAAGAAGGGCATTCATCGGATGTTTTAGATTTTCTACCTTCGCGAGATCACGAGAAGGTTCTCAAAGAACTTGGATACAAAGATTGTAACGAGCAATGGGGAATGTATTTATCCGGAGATCCGATTCTTTCCGATAAAAAATTCTCCAGCGGTGATCTAAATATTAGAAAAATAGAAAGCGAAGAAGAATTAAAAAATTGGCTCAAAATCGTAAACGTCTCTTTTGAATCCAATGACTGTGAAAATCTTTATCTGAAATTATTGGGTCTAAATTTTTTTCGCGTCTTCGGCGGTTTTGTCGATCAAACCTTGGTCGCAACGGGTATGACCTTTTTTAACGGAACGTCTTACGGATTGTATTCGATTACGACGGATCCTAATCGAAGAGGTTTCGGTTACGCTTCCATTTTAGTGCAAAATATCCTGGAAGAACTCAGAAAAGAATATTCAGAAATCATCATATTGCACGCGACCGAGATGGGAAAGGGAATCTATGAGAAGTTCGGTTTTAAAAAATCGATGCTCCTTCGTCATTGGAGCTGA